The Vespula vulgaris chromosome 2, iyVesVulg1.1, whole genome shotgun sequence genome has a segment encoding these proteins:
- the LOC127061988 gene encoding uncharacterized protein LOC127061988, giving the protein MNDTADQCEYKKDQSDILKELCVWIESIPFSKPKKNISPLSLYRDFSDGVLLAEILKYYYPRYVDLHNYIPANNFFLKKDNWNTLNRKVLTKIDMKLSKDIISLLANCHQGSIEKLLFEIKNKVERINHQDVLLLSEMRNEELGNNDNVKSLENLNEIIENKDSIEILASKNMSIKEFSVSRQLKISCIKGAIMYAAKWFFSWFCFWNFFLTYRQRNNIIEEIKIEVDQEDEDVPHQICIQLKQELREKDNLICTLNHKIAYLEGAMKLKDLRISGLTSQIVQNAVEMDNFGKCQGNEHQSKTRVRFFSNNNKRNENEINIINTRDFT; this is encoded by the exons ATGAATGATACAGCAGATCAAtgcgaatataaaaaagatcaaagcgatattttgaaagaattaTGTGTCTGGATCGAAAGTATTCCTTTTTCAAAACCTAAGAAGAATATATCTCCTCTGTCGCTATATAGAGATTTTTCAGATGGTG TCTTGTTAGCTGAAATTCTCAAGTATTATTATCCCCGTTACGTTGATCTTCATAATTACATACCggcaaataattttttcttgaagAAAGACAATTGGAACACATTAAATCGtaaagtattaacgaagattGACATGAAATTGAGCAAAGATATTATAAGTCTACTCGCTAATTGTCACCAAGGATCAATAGAGAAGCTCCTTTttgagattaaaaataaagtcgAAAGAATCAATCATCAGGATGTTTTGTTGTTAAGTGAAATGCGAAATGAAGAGCTAG gTAACAATGATAACGTCAAATCATTGGAAAATCTGAatgaaatcattgaaaataagGATTCTATTGAAATATTGGCATCTAAGAATATGAgtattaaagaattttctgTTTCTCGTCAGTTAAAGATAAGTTGTATAAAAGGAGCGATAATGTACGCTGCAAAGTGGTTCTTCAGTTGGTTCTGCTTTTGGAATTTCTTCTTAACTTACA gACAaaggaataatataatagaagaaataaaaatcgaagtaGATCAGGAAGATGAAGACGTACCGCATCAAATTTGTATTCAATTGAAGCAAGAATTACGTGAGAAAGATAATCTAATATGCACTTTGAATCATAAGATCGCTTATTTGGAAGGTGCAATGAAGTTGAAAGATTTACGCATATCTGGTTTAACATCGCAAATAGTACAAAATGCTGTGGAAATGGATAACTTTGGTAAATGTCAAGGAAATGAACATCAATCGAAAACAcgcgttcgtttcttttctaataataacaaacgtaatgaaaatgaaatcaatataataaatacac GTGATTTcacttaa